Proteins from a genomic interval of Mycobacterium conspicuum:
- a CDS encoding SRPBCC family protein → MAIKESREIVIEASPDEILDVIADFEAMPEWSGPHQSAEILETGADGRPSKVKMKVKTAGITDEQVVAYTWHGNEVSWGLVSSAQQKSQDGKYVLVPKGDNQTLVKFEVTVDPNVPLPGFVLKRAVKGTMDAATGELRKRVLQVKGK, encoded by the coding sequence ATGGCAATCAAAGAATCCCGCGAGATCGTCATTGAGGCCAGCCCCGACGAGATTCTGGACGTCATCGCCGATTTCGAGGCGATGCCCGAATGGTCGGGACCGCACCAGAGCGCCGAGATCCTCGAGACCGGAGCCGACGGGCGGCCCAGCAAGGTGAAGATGAAGGTCAAAACGGCCGGCATCACCGACGAGCAGGTGGTTGCCTACACCTGGCACGGCAACGAGGTGAGCTGGGGGCTGGTCAGTTCGGCGCAGCAGAAGTCGCAGGACGGCAAGTACGTTCTGGTGCCCAAGGGCGACAACCAGACGTTGGTCAAGTTCGAGGTGACCGTGGACCCCAATGTTCCGCTGCCCGGCTTCGTGCTCAAGCGGGCCGTCAAGGGCACCATGGATGCCGCGACCGGGGAACTGCGCAAGCGGGTGCTGCAGGTGAAGGGGAAGTAG
- a CDS encoding alpha-keto acid decarboxylase family protein has translation MTDPSYTVGDYLLDRLAELGVSEIFGVPGDYNLEFLDHIVAHPKIRWVGSANELNAGYAADGYGRLRGMSAVVTTFGVGELSAANAIAGSYAEHVPVVHIVGGPTKDAQGTRRALHHSLGDGDFEHFFRVSREITCAQANLMPATACREIDRVLSEVREHKLPGYLLLSADVARFPTEPPAAKLPRYTGGTSPRALELFKEAATRLIADHQLTVLADLLVHRLQAVDELEKLLAADVVPHATLMWGKSLLDESSPNFLGIYAGAASAKRVRTAIEDAPVLVTAGVVFTDMVSGFFSQRIDPGRSIDVAQYQSSVAGEVFAPLEMRAALEALAGIVKQRGVQSPPVNSPVESPAVKTPARDEPLTQEMVWNRLCAALTPGNVVLADQGTSFYGMADHRLPNGVTFIGQPLWGSIGYTLPAAVGAGVAHPDRRTVLLIGDGAAQLTVQELGTFSREGLSPVIVVVNNDGYTIERAIHGKTAPYNDIVGWRWTEIPGALGVANHLAYRAENYGELDDAFTAAAEHQDRMVLVEVVLPRLQIPPLLAQLVGPMAPSG, from the coding sequence GTGACCGATCCCTCCTACACCGTTGGTGACTATCTGCTGGACCGTCTCGCCGAACTCGGCGTCTCCGAGATCTTCGGCGTTCCCGGCGACTACAACCTCGAATTCCTCGACCACATCGTCGCCCACCCGAAGATTCGGTGGGTGGGCAGCGCGAACGAGCTGAACGCCGGCTACGCCGCCGACGGCTACGGCCGGTTGCGCGGAATGTCAGCTGTGGTAACGACATTCGGTGTCGGCGAACTCTCGGCGGCCAACGCGATCGCCGGCAGCTACGCCGAGCACGTGCCCGTCGTGCACATCGTCGGCGGCCCGACCAAGGACGCGCAGGGCACCCGCCGCGCGCTGCACCACTCACTTGGCGACGGGGACTTCGAGCACTTCTTCCGGGTCAGCCGCGAAATCACCTGTGCGCAAGCCAATCTCATGCCGGCAACGGCCTGCCGAGAGATCGATCGGGTGCTGTCCGAGGTGCGCGAGCACAAGCTGCCCGGATACCTGCTGCTGTCCGCTGACGTGGCGCGGTTCCCCACCGAACCCCCGGCGGCCAAGTTGCCGCGCTACACCGGCGGCACCAGCCCGCGGGCGCTAGAGCTGTTCAAAGAAGCCGCCACCAGGCTCATCGCCGACCATCAATTGACGGTGCTCGCCGACCTGTTGGTCCATCGGCTGCAGGCGGTTGACGAGCTGGAAAAGTTACTGGCGGCCGACGTGGTGCCGCACGCGACGCTGATGTGGGGCAAGAGCCTGCTCGACGAGAGCTCCCCCAACTTCCTGGGGATCTACGCCGGGGCGGCCAGCGCCAAGAGGGTGCGCACCGCGATCGAAGACGCTCCGGTGTTGGTGACCGCCGGGGTGGTGTTCACCGACATGGTCAGCGGCTTCTTCAGCCAACGGATCGACCCGGGCCGAAGCATCGACGTCGCGCAGTATCAGAGCAGTGTGGCCGGTGAGGTGTTCGCACCCCTGGAAATGCGCGCGGCGCTCGAGGCGCTGGCCGGCATCGTGAAACAGCGCGGCGTACAGTCGCCGCCGGTGAACTCGCCGGTCGAAAGCCCCGCCGTGAAAACACCGGCCCGCGACGAACCGCTCACGCAAGAGATGGTGTGGAACCGGCTGTGCGCGGCACTCACCCCCGGCAACGTGGTGCTGGCCGACCAGGGCACCTCGTTCTACGGAATGGCCGATCACCGCCTACCCAACGGCGTCACCTTTATCGGCCAACCATTATGGGGCTCAATCGGTTACACGCTGCCCGCGGCGGTCGGGGCCGGAGTGGCGCACCCGGACCGCAGGACGGTGTTGTTGATCGGTGACGGCGCCGCGCAACTGACCGTGCAGGAGCTGGGCACCTTCTCCCGCGAGGGCCTGTCGCCCGTCATCGTGGTGGTCAACAACGACGGCTACACGATAGAGCGCGCGATCCACGGAAAGACGGCGCCCTACAACGACATTGTCGGCTGGCGATGGACCGAGATCCCCGGTGCGCTGGGTGTGGCCAATCATCTTGCCTACCGGGCGGAGAACTATGGCGAGCTCGACGACGCCTTCACCGCGGCCGCGGAGCATCAGGACCGCATGGTGCTCGTCGAGGTGGTGTTGCCGCGGCTTCAGATCCCGCCGCTGCTGGCCCAGCTCGTCGGGCCCATGGCACCGTCGGGCTAG
- a CDS encoding amidohydrolase family protein: MGQLSHREDVPFPIFDADNHLYEPPEALTKFLPKEYKDFVQYVQINGRTKIAIRGHISNYIPNPTFEVVARPGAWEEYFKYGNPDGKSKRELFGEPMRAIPAFFEPGPRLEKMNELGLDRTLMFPTLASLLEERLRDDPVAIHVLIHALNEWLHEVWGFNYENRIFTTPVITLPIVEKAIEELEWAVKRGARCILVRPAPVPGFRGPRSFAVPEFDPFWERVVEHDVLVGMHSSDSGYSRYTSEWDGAEQEMLPFQTNAMGILNEWRPIQDAVGSWVIHGALYRHPKLKVAIVEAGSKWMTPLLDGLAEVFRKAPEVFPSDPVEMVKSRIHVSPFFEDGIDDLVNLVGVDQVLYGSDWPHPEGLAEPTFYVNALSHLSVDDQAKIMGGNLGRLITV, translated from the coding sequence ATGGGCCAGTTGTCGCATCGGGAAGATGTCCCGTTCCCGATCTTTGACGCCGATAACCATCTCTACGAGCCGCCGGAGGCGCTGACCAAGTTCCTGCCCAAGGAGTACAAGGACTTCGTCCAGTACGTGCAGATCAACGGGCGGACCAAGATCGCGATCCGCGGCCACATCAGCAACTACATCCCCAACCCGACCTTTGAGGTCGTGGCCCGGCCGGGCGCCTGGGAGGAGTACTTCAAGTACGGCAACCCGGACGGCAAGAGCAAGCGCGAGCTGTTCGGCGAGCCGATGCGCGCCATTCCGGCGTTCTTCGAGCCCGGCCCGCGCCTGGAGAAGATGAACGAGCTGGGTCTGGACCGCACCCTGATGTTTCCGACGCTGGCCAGCCTGCTCGAGGAGCGGCTGCGCGACGACCCGGTCGCCATCCACGTCCTGATCCATGCGCTCAACGAGTGGCTCCACGAGGTGTGGGGCTTCAACTACGAGAACCGGATCTTCACCACGCCGGTGATCACCCTGCCGATCGTGGAGAAGGCGATCGAGGAACTGGAATGGGCGGTCAAGCGTGGGGCGCGGTGCATCCTGGTCCGCCCGGCTCCGGTGCCCGGTTTCCGCGGCCCGCGGTCGTTCGCGGTGCCCGAGTTCGACCCGTTCTGGGAGCGGGTCGTCGAGCACGACGTCCTGGTCGGCATGCACTCGTCCGACAGCGGCTACTCGCGGTACACCTCCGAGTGGGACGGTGCCGAACAAGAGATGCTGCCGTTCCAGACCAATGCGATGGGCATCCTCAACGAGTGGCGGCCGATCCAGGACGCGGTGGGCTCCTGGGTGATCCACGGCGCGCTCTACCGCCACCCGAAGCTGAAGGTCGCGATCGTCGAGGCCGGTTCGAAGTGGATGACCCCGCTGCTGGACGGCCTGGCCGAGGTCTTCCGCAAGGCCCCGGAAGTGTTCCCCAGCGACCCGGTCGAGATGGTCAAGAGCCGCATCCACGTCAGCCCGTTCTTCGAGGACGGCATCGACGATCTGGTCAACCTCGTCGGGGTGGACCAGGTGTTGTACGGCTCGGACTGGCCGCATCCGGAAGGGCTGGCGGAGCCGACGTTCTATGTCAACGCGCTGTCACACCTGTCGGTCGACGACCAGGCGAAGATCATGGGCGGCAACCTCGGTCGACTCATCACGGTGTGA
- a CDS encoding enoyl-CoA hydratase/isomerase family protein, which translates to MVDLEFEDGLAVLTIDRPHARNAIALDTMDQLEQAIGAAAGAQALAIKGAGDRAFVSGGDLKELSALRTEEDAAAMAKRMRSICDLLAGFPAPVIAVLNGHAFGGGAEVAVAADIRVAADDIKIAFNQVALEIMPAWGGAERLAALVGKSKALLLAGSGRELNAAEAERIGLLDVVFPRSSFEDGWRAVAQSLARRPATEIKRVISGVSPDEAIASFARLWVADAHWRAAERVMNRNAKTREAAKGAT; encoded by the coding sequence GTGGTCGACCTCGAGTTCGAAGACGGGTTGGCGGTGCTCACCATCGATCGCCCGCACGCTCGCAATGCCATCGCGCTCGACACCATGGATCAGCTCGAACAAGCAATAGGCGCGGCGGCCGGCGCTCAGGCCCTGGCCATCAAGGGCGCCGGCGATCGTGCGTTCGTCTCCGGCGGTGACCTCAAGGAGCTCAGCGCGCTGCGGACCGAAGAGGATGCCGCGGCGATGGCCAAACGCATGCGGTCGATCTGCGATCTATTGGCGGGCTTTCCGGCGCCGGTGATCGCGGTGCTCAACGGCCACGCGTTCGGCGGCGGCGCTGAGGTCGCGGTGGCCGCCGACATTCGGGTGGCCGCCGACGACATCAAAATCGCCTTCAATCAGGTTGCGCTGGAAATCATGCCGGCCTGGGGCGGCGCCGAGCGGTTGGCCGCACTGGTCGGAAAAAGCAAGGCGCTGCTGCTGGCGGGCAGCGGACGCGAGCTCAACGCGGCCGAGGCCGAGCGGATTGGCTTGCTGGATGTGGTATTCCCCCGCTCATCGTTCGAGGACGGTTGGCGCGCGGTGGCCCAATCACTGGCCCGCCGCCCGGCTACGGAGATAAAAAGAGTAATCAGCGGAGTATCACCTGATGAGGCGATAGCATCCTTTGCACGGCTGTGGGTTGCCGACGCACACTGGCGAGCCGCAGAGCGGGTGATGAACCGCAACGCCAAGACGCGTGAGGCGGCCAAAGGAGCGACATGA
- a CDS encoding FadD3 family acyl-CoA ligase: MTPGKAVWQTIPEMVLSAADRFGDAEAVVDGPLRFTFGQIVERIRCAAGAFAELGIDKGERVAIWAPNSAEWIIAAFGLLTAGGVLVPVNTRFKTEEAGDVIARSGAKAVLVQKGFLGQDYVAPAGTPVIDLKSDFLSSGSPFERAVSGTDISDIIFTSGTTGRPKGAMMNHRQTLRMYEEWATLADLREGDRYLQINPYFHTFGLKAGLITSFLRGATMLPVAVFDLDTAVELIERERITMLPGPPTLYHSLLTVADKSKLSTLRAGVTGAADIPVELVRRIHGELPFQTLMTGYGLTEAGNVTLSLPGDSFEDVATTAGVPCDGVEVRIADDGEVLVRGYGVMQGYLDDPAATAEAIDGDGWLHTGDLGNFTEAGRLRIVGRKKDMFIVGGFNAYPAEIEGFLLSHPAVAQAAVIGVPDERLGQVGKAFIVTSPDYPGSIEADELISWCRDRMAGFKVPRSVQFLDALPLNATGKVVKNLLR, translated from the coding sequence GTGACGCCGGGTAAAGCCGTCTGGCAGACCATCCCCGAGATGGTCTTGAGCGCAGCGGATCGTTTCGGCGACGCGGAAGCTGTTGTCGACGGTCCGCTGCGCTTCACTTTCGGCCAGATTGTTGAGCGAATACGTTGCGCCGCAGGGGCATTCGCCGAGCTGGGGATCGACAAGGGTGAACGGGTAGCCATCTGGGCACCGAACTCGGCGGAGTGGATCATCGCCGCGTTCGGACTGCTCACCGCCGGTGGGGTGCTGGTGCCGGTCAACACCCGGTTCAAGACCGAGGAAGCGGGTGACGTCATCGCCCGCAGCGGCGCCAAGGCCGTGCTGGTCCAAAAGGGGTTCCTGGGCCAGGATTACGTCGCGCCCGCGGGCACACCGGTCATCGACCTGAAATCGGACTTCCTTTCCAGCGGTTCGCCATTCGAGCGGGCGGTGAGCGGAACCGACATTTCCGACATCATCTTCACGTCGGGCACCACCGGGCGCCCCAAGGGCGCGATGATGAATCATCGTCAGACGCTGCGCATGTACGAGGAGTGGGCGACGCTCGCCGATCTGCGCGAGGGCGACCGCTACCTGCAGATCAACCCGTACTTCCACACGTTCGGGTTGAAGGCGGGACTCATCACGTCCTTCCTGCGCGGCGCGACGATGCTGCCGGTCGCGGTGTTCGACCTCGACACGGCCGTGGAACTCATTGAACGCGAACGTATTACGATGCTGCCCGGTCCGCCCACGCTGTATCACTCGTTGCTGACGGTGGCGGACAAGTCCAAGCTGTCGACGTTGCGGGCGGGCGTGACCGGCGCCGCCGACATCCCCGTCGAACTCGTCCGCCGCATCCATGGCGAGTTGCCCTTCCAGACACTGATGACGGGTTACGGGCTCACCGAGGCCGGCAACGTCACCCTGTCCCTGCCGGGCGATTCCTTCGAGGACGTCGCCACCACCGCCGGGGTGCCCTGCGACGGGGTCGAGGTGCGCATCGCCGACGATGGCGAGGTGCTGGTGCGCGGCTATGGCGTCATGCAGGGCTACCTCGACGATCCGGCCGCCACCGCGGAAGCGATTGACGGCGACGGCTGGCTGCATACGGGGGACCTCGGGAACTTCACCGAGGCCGGTCGGCTGCGTATCGTCGGCCGCAAGAAGGACATGTTCATCGTGGGCGGCTTCAATGCCTACCCGGCCGAAATCGAAGGCTTCCTGCTCAGCCATCCGGCGGTCGCGCAGGCGGCGGTCATCGGGGTCCCCGACGAGCGGCTCGGCCAAGTGGGCAAGGCGTTCATCGTGACCTCCCCGGACTACCCGGGCTCCATCGAGGCCGACGAACTGATCAGCTGGTGCCGGGATCGGATGGCCGGGTTCAAGGTGCCCCGATCGGTGCAGTTTCTGGACGCGCTGCCGCTCAACGCCACCGGCAAGGTGGTCAAAAATCTCCTGCGCTGA
- a CDS encoding lipoprotein LpqH: MPDRVGTSTSAALTTVGAALAIATLGACGSGSQAASSASVTVNGTDTTIHVVKCSQLDWYKTINIGGELAGATVNIDSRGQQATATEVRIRNVGGFTGLYSLGGNGDANMSFSGGRYTITGTANGYKTDKPNEPASAAFKISTTC; encoded by the coding sequence ATGCCGGATCGAGTTGGGACTTCAACCTCGGCGGCCTTAACAACCGTAGGGGCGGCGCTGGCCATCGCCACGCTTGGCGCGTGCGGCTCGGGATCGCAGGCCGCGAGCAGTGCCTCGGTGACGGTTAATGGCACCGACACCACGATTCACGTCGTCAAGTGTTCACAGCTGGACTGGTACAAGACGATCAACATCGGCGGCGAATTGGCGGGGGCCACCGTCAACATCGACTCACGAGGACAGCAGGCCACGGCGACCGAGGTCCGCATCCGCAATGTCGGCGGTTTCACCGGCCTGTACTCACTGGGCGGCAACGGCGACGCCAACATGAGCTTCAGCGGCGGCAGATACACCATCACCGGCACCGCGAACGGCTACAAGACCGACAAGCCCAACGAACCGGCGTCCGCGGCGTTCAAGATCAGCACCACCTGTTGA
- a CDS encoding fatty-acid--CoA ligase, with protein MVTNDIHSMVIASDYRVPDPTRVWPLLERNKAALADIGAHHVLVYTSTHDHGRVLVMIGVHSREPIVELLRSRVFFDWFDAAGVEDIPAVFAGEIIDRFVAQPQPQSEAPGVVIAAIASVDDASSLTSEVHGAIDRFAAAGVRKMWIFQAFDDEREVLILSEFSDEEAASHWIDHPDAAARWMTSVGVGAYPPLFVGRMFDMMRVEQD; from the coding sequence CTGGTGACCAACGACATCCACTCGATGGTCATCGCATCGGACTACCGGGTCCCGGATCCGACCCGGGTGTGGCCGCTGCTGGAACGCAACAAAGCGGCCCTGGCCGACATCGGCGCCCACCACGTTCTGGTCTACACGTCGACGCACGACCACGGCCGCGTGCTGGTGATGATCGGGGTGCACAGCCGCGAGCCGATCGTGGAGCTGTTGCGCTCACGGGTCTTCTTCGACTGGTTCGACGCCGCCGGCGTCGAGGACATCCCCGCGGTGTTCGCGGGCGAGATCATCGACCGCTTCGTCGCGCAGCCGCAGCCGCAATCGGAGGCGCCCGGGGTGGTGATCGCCGCCATCGCTTCCGTCGATGACGCGTCTAGCCTCACCTCGGAGGTCCACGGTGCGATCGACCGGTTCGCGGCCGCGGGTGTCCGAAAGATGTGGATTTTCCAGGCTTTCGACGACGAGCGGGAAGTGTTGATCCTCTCGGAGTTCTCCGACGAGGAGGCCGCCAGCCACTGGATCGACCATCCCGACGCCGCCGCGCGGTGGATGACCAGCGTCGGTGTGGGTGCCTACCCGCCGCTGTTCGTCGGGCGCATGTTCGACATGATGCGCGTCGAGCAGGACTGA
- a CDS encoding TetR/AcrR family transcriptional regulator, which produces MTSARRIGAPDAKNRVLLLDAAEQLMIEEGYAAVTSRRLAHKAGLKPQLVHYYFRTMEALFLEVFRRRAEEALEVHARLLQSPQPLWALWRFGTDPAFTRISMEFMALANHRKEMRAEIAYYAERFREDQRQAVTIALERYGPKVKADGIEMPPVVWSVLMSSLSRFLVLEQSVGISGGHAETKELVESYLRRLEGEPQPIEGIPETWVVHQFRIEQSTPLGPSLDTTTAPSTASSQ; this is translated from the coding sequence ATGACGTCGGCTCGCAGGATTGGAGCACCGGACGCGAAGAATCGCGTGCTGCTGCTCGACGCGGCCGAACAATTGATGATCGAAGAGGGCTATGCGGCCGTGACGTCGCGCCGCCTCGCCCACAAGGCGGGGCTGAAACCGCAATTGGTGCACTACTACTTCCGCACCATGGAGGCGCTGTTCCTCGAGGTTTTCCGGCGTCGCGCCGAGGAGGCGCTGGAAGTGCATGCGCGGCTGCTGCAATCGCCGCAACCGCTGTGGGCGCTGTGGCGGTTCGGCACCGACCCCGCCTTCACCCGGATCTCCATGGAATTCATGGCGCTGGCGAACCATCGCAAGGAGATGCGCGCCGAAATCGCTTACTACGCCGAACGTTTCCGCGAGGACCAACGCCAAGCGGTGACGATTGCGCTGGAGCGGTACGGCCCGAAAGTTAAGGCGGACGGCATCGAGATGCCGCCCGTGGTGTGGTCGGTTTTGATGAGCAGTTTGTCGCGATTCCTGGTGCTGGAGCAGTCCGTTGGCATTTCCGGCGGGCACGCCGAAACCAAGGAGCTGGTCGAAAGTTATCTGCGGCGCCTGGAAGGCGAACCGCAGCCCATCGAAGGTATCCCGGAGACCTGGGTCGTTCACCAGTTCCGGATCGAGCAAAGCACGCCTTTGGGGCCGTCCTTGGATACGACGACGGCTCCGTCTACGGCCAGCTCACAGTGA
- a CDS encoding (2Fe-2S)-binding protein has translation MWVCLCNGITSHMVGEAVAAGASTTKDVARACGAGADCGRCRRTVWAIIASSTQNRTAPSV, from the coding sequence ATGTGGGTGTGCCTGTGTAACGGAATCACCAGCCACATGGTGGGCGAGGCCGTCGCGGCCGGCGCATCGACGACAAAGGACGTCGCCCGAGCCTGCGGCGCGGGTGCCGATTGCGGGCGCTGCCGGCGGACCGTGTGGGCGATCATCGCGTCGTCGACGCAGAACCGCACGGCGCCTTCGGTTTAG
- a CDS encoding cytochrome P450, with protein sequence MSSFESIDFFTDPSLVPDPHPYFDYLRAQNPVMRLPHHGVVAITGYDEATEVYKNPDIFSNIVALGGPFPPLPFTPEGDDISAQIDEHRSYFPMNEHMVTMDPPDHTKARSVLAKLLTPSRLKHNEEFMWSLADRQLDEFLHNGKCEFIAEYSKPFATLVIADLLGVPEDDHKEFRTVLGADRPEAHVGALNHQSVGINPLEWLDDKFCAYIEDRRREPRNDVLTSLAAALYPDGSTPPVIEVVRSATFLFAAGQETTAKLLSAALQVIGDRPDIQQRLRDDRSLIPGFIEESLRMDSPVKSDSRLTVRPTTIGGVDIPAGTVVMVLPGAANRDPRRFENPHEFQLDRKNVREHMAFARGVHSCPGGPLARVEGRVSIERILDRMPHIEIDESAHGPADGRRYEYEPTYILRGLRELHLAFTTADAVAPVG encoded by the coding sequence ATGAGCAGTTTTGAGTCGATCGACTTCTTCACCGATCCGTCTCTGGTCCCAGATCCGCACCCCTACTTCGATTACCTGCGCGCCCAGAACCCCGTAATGCGCCTGCCCCACCACGGGGTCGTCGCCATCACCGGCTACGACGAAGCCACCGAGGTCTACAAGAATCCCGACATCTTCTCCAACATCGTCGCGCTCGGCGGACCGTTCCCGCCGCTGCCGTTCACCCCCGAGGGCGACGACATCAGCGCCCAGATCGACGAGCACCGCAGTTACTTTCCGATGAACGAGCACATGGTCACCATGGACCCACCGGACCACACCAAGGCCCGCTCGGTGCTCGCGAAGCTGCTTACCCCGAGCCGACTGAAGCACAACGAGGAGTTCATGTGGAGCCTGGCCGACCGGCAGCTCGACGAGTTCCTGCACAACGGCAAGTGCGAGTTCATCGCCGAATACTCCAAGCCCTTCGCCACTTTGGTGATCGCCGACCTGCTCGGTGTCCCCGAGGACGACCACAAGGAGTTTCGGACCGTCCTGGGCGCCGACCGCCCCGAGGCCCACGTGGGTGCCCTGAACCACCAGTCGGTCGGCATCAACCCGCTGGAGTGGCTCGACGACAAGTTCTGCGCCTACATCGAGGACCGGCGCCGCGAGCCGCGCAACGACGTGCTGACTTCGCTTGCGGCGGCGCTGTATCCGGACGGATCGACGCCCCCGGTCATCGAAGTGGTCCGCTCGGCCACCTTCCTTTTCGCCGCGGGTCAGGAGACGACGGCCAAGCTGCTCAGCGCGGCACTGCAGGTGATCGGTGACCGGCCCGACATCCAGCAACGGCTGCGCGACGACCGCAGCCTGATTCCTGGATTCATCGAGGAATCGCTACGGATGGACAGCCCGGTCAAGAGCGACTCGCGGCTGACCGTGCGGCCCACCACCATCGGCGGTGTCGACATCCCCGCGGGCACGGTCGTGATGGTGCTGCCGGGCGCCGCCAACCGGGATCCGCGCCGCTTCGAGAACCCGCACGAGTTCCAACTCGACCGCAAGAATGTCCGCGAGCACATGGCCTTTGCCCGCGGCGTGCACTCGTGTCCCGGCGGGCCGCTCGCCCGCGTGGAGGGCCGCGTCTCGATCGAGCGCATCCTGGATCGAATGCCGCACATCGAAATCGACGAATCCGCGCACGGTCCGGCCGACGGCCGCCGATACGAATACGAGCCCACGTACATCTTGCGTGGCTTGCGGGAACTGCACCTGGCTTTCACGACGGCGGACGCGGTTGCCCCCGTGGGCTAG
- a CDS encoding Rv2253/PknI dimerization domain-containing protein yields MRSIKKATTATLLAATAFGSVGTAATARAITKEDVALNGTYRATSIGDYAQRNDQYFGEPTVYQIWTINSSCVTTQECHGTVTSDQGWSAPIYLLDGEVWKVKHEVPNWERCEDGTAFSGMQTFSFFPVNDNGGFQVGSPVLSGKDKTVGPSGACGQNQWLDIAMPLRLDRLS; encoded by the coding sequence ATGCGTTCAATTAAAAAAGCCACCACCGCAACGCTGTTGGCCGCCACGGCATTCGGCAGTGTGGGCACCGCAGCCACGGCCCGCGCGATAACCAAGGAAGACGTGGCCCTCAACGGGACATACCGCGCCACGTCCATTGGCGACTACGCCCAGAGAAACGACCAGTACTTCGGTGAGCCAACCGTCTATCAAATATGGACCATCAACTCATCGTGCGTTACAACCCAGGAATGCCACGGCACGGTGACGAGCGACCAGGGCTGGAGCGCACCGATCTATCTGCTCGATGGTGAGGTGTGGAAGGTCAAGCACGAGGTGCCGAACTGGGAGCGGTGCGAAGACGGCACCGCGTTCAGCGGAATGCAGACGTTCTCCTTCTTTCCGGTGAACGATAACGGTGGTTTTCAAGTCGGGTCACCGGTGCTGTCCGGCAAGGACAAGACGGTCGGCCCGAGTGGGGCCTGCGGGCAAAACCAGTGGCTTGACATCGCGATGCCGCTGCGCCTGGACCGGCTCTCCTGA